A part of Solenopsis invicta isolate M01_SB chromosome 2, UNIL_Sinv_3.0, whole genome shotgun sequence genomic DNA contains:
- the LOC105194999 gene encoding RING finger protein unkempt homolog isoform X2 encodes MLEHVARTPYICRRYPLPRARKSIATEGVEERGDRGDGGFNELAVVRRKVRESSRTPKVQYLKEFRVDQCPLFIQRKCTQHRPFTCFNWHFMNQRRRRPVRKRDRTFNYSADNYCTKYDETTGICPDGDECPFLHRTAGDTERRYHLRYYKTCMCVHDTDTRGFCVKNGPHCAFAHGNHDLRPPVYDIKEIQALENPDSDPNSSSNGPNILDKERNLMNEDPKWQDTNYVLSNYKTEPCKRPPRLCRQGYACPQYHNSKDKRRSPRKYKYRSTPCPNVKHGEEWGEPGNCEQGDACTYCHTRTEQQFHPEIYKSTKCNDVQQAGYCPRGVFCAFAHVDRECTLINQEMSLARDMAVPIDCGANLADILSNALPPDKRSHEKDKPLSDSSNGSGEVSESASTSSLGSNSSHSKAPGAQLHNSNNTNSGINAAAQQKLTSMLYNPSSLMQINEIRKQMVAIDSDPLLTKAEKAQQKQSLYIAYNLNGTLGSHSLATTVSPLANSFYSNDTVESVVGNALDEMHLDDLNLVDSIHRDTNSPISNSISAGLASSGLLGSSAPVNIPGMAERSVLTNFSPSTSSPLQLQTGFLTGSRFSHQDSIESTLPFINQISDSFSNHISQLSSSASKLSGFNSSLFDFASQGMSPSRTQTTLPASPLVNAFSISPSNTGSLSEIQRLRDELSSSRAQLATWDERINQARAACAAWQLESEEAKRKATIAEQQRDERMDFLQALKALRVENKASNSGPYLHTLRKISELRTLSIATLKSIQSQLRSDLEEVEKVLYRETATKCMVCEEQNRTVTLSCNHYVVCSTCAPNQRECPYCQTPVVSTS; translated from the exons ATGTTGGAGCATGTCGCGCGCACACCGTATATCTGTCGCCGATACCCATTACCCCGCGCGAGAAAAAGTATAGCGACCGAGGGGGTGGAAGAGCGGGGGGATAGGGGAGACGGGGGCTTCAACGAGTTGGCCGTTGTGCGCCGGAAAGTGCGCGAATCGTCACGTACTCCGAAAGTGCA ATACTTGAAGGAGTTTCGCGTCGACCAGTGTCCCCTCTTCATTCAGCGCAAATGCACGCAACACAGACCGTTCACGTGCTTCAACTGGCACTTTATGAACCAGCGAAGGCGCAGACCGGTGAGAAAGAGGGACCGCACCTTCAACTACAGCGCCGACAATTATTGCACCAAGTACGATGAGACGACTGGCATCTGCCCCGATGGAGACGA GTGTCCATTTCTACATCGTACCGCGGGCGACACGGAAAGGCGTTATCATTTACGCTACTATAAAACATGCATGTGCGTTCATGACACCGACACACGTGGATTTTGTGTGAAGAATGGCCCACATTGCGCCTTCGCGCACGGTAATCATGATCTGCGTCCGCCCGTGTACGACATCAAGGAGATCCAAGCGTTGGAAAATCCAGACTCGGATCCAAACTCCTCGTCGAACGGGCCTAACATCCTCGATAAGGAACGCAACCTGATGAACGAGGATCCAAAGTGGCAAGACACGAACTATGTGTTGAGCAACTACAAGACCGAGCCGTGTAAGAGACCGCCTCGGCTCTGTCGGCAGGGTTACGCTTGTCCACAGTATCACAACAGCAAGGACAAGCGACGTAGCCCCCGGAAATATAAATATCG TTCGACACCATGCCCGAACGTGAAACACGGCGAAGAATGGGGCGAGCCGGGCAACTGCGAGCAGGGAGACGCGTGCACGTACTGTCATACTCGCACGGAGCAGCAGTTCCATCCCGAGATCTACAAATCCACCAAATGCAACGATGTGCAGCAGGCTGGCTATTGTCCGCGCGGCGTCTTCTGCGCCTTCGCGCATGTTGACCGTGAGTGTACACTCATCAATC AAGAAATGAGCCTGGCGAGGGATATGGCGGTACCTATAGATTGCGGAGCAAATTTGGCCGATATACTCAGCAACGCACTTCCTCCTGATAAGCGCTCACACGAAAAGGACAAGCCACTCAGTGATAGCAGT AATGGGAGCGGCGAGGTCTCGGAATCCGCCAGTACTAGCAGTTTGGGTAGCAACAGCTCGCACAGCAAGGCACCAGGCGCTCAACTGCATAATTCCAATAATACCAATTCCGGCATAAATGCAGCCGCGCAACAGAAACTTACGAGCATGCTTTACAACCCCAGTTCCCTTATGCAAATT AATGAAATTCGGAAGCAAATGGTCGCCATCGACAGCGATCCGTTATTAACTAAAGCTGAAAAGGCCCAACAAAAACAGAGCCTTTACATCGCGTACAATTTGAACGGAACATTAGGCAGTCACTCATTAGCAACTACTGTTTCACCACTTGCAAATTCATTTTACTCAAACGATACTGTGGAATCTGTAGTAG gAAATGCATTAGACGAGATGCACTTAGACGATTTAAATTTAGTCGATTCAATTCATAGGGATACAAATTCACCAATTAGCAATTCGATATCAGCAGGCCTAGCTAGCTCCGGTCTACTCGGTAGCTCGGCCCCGGTCAATATACCGGGCATGGCTGAACGTTCAGTTCTTACCAATTTCTCGCCATCGACGTCGAGCCCGCTTCAATTACAGACTGGTTTTCTCACTGGATCGAGATTCTCTCATCAAGATTCCATAGAATCC ACATTGCCATTTATAAATCAGATATCAGATTCATTTAGCAATCACATTTCGCAACTTAGCAGCTCGGCTTCTAAGCTTAGCGGATTCAATAGTAGTTTATTCGATTTTGCGAGCCAAGGAATGTCACCGTCGCGTACGCAAACCACTCTACCTGCATCTCCATTGGTCAATGCATTTTCCATTAGTCCAAGTAACACAGGATCGTTGTCCGAG ATACAAAGGCTCAGAGACGAATTGTCCTCGAGTCGCGCTCAATTGGCGACATGGGATGAGCGTATTAATCAAGCGCGCGCAGCTTGCGCGGCGTGGCAATTGGAAAGTGAGGAAGCGAAGAGAAAAGCGACTATCGCCGAACAGCAAAGAGATGAG AGAATGGATTTTTTGCAGGCTTTGAAAGCACTTAGAGTCGAGAACAAGGCGTCCAATAGCGGCCCATATCTTCATACATTGAGGAAAATAAGCGAGCTCAGAACACTATCAATAGCCACCTTGAAATCTATTCAGTCACAATTGCGCTCAGATCTTGAAGAGGTAGAAAAG GTGCTGTACAGAGAAACTGCAACAAAATGCATGGTTTGTGAAGAGCAGAATCGTACGGTTACTTTATCCTGCAATCATTACGTGGTCTGCTCGACATGCGCTCCGAATCAACGCGAGTGTCCTTACTGTCAAACTCCAGTTGTTTCAACAAGTTAG
- the LOC105194999 gene encoding RING finger protein unkempt homolog isoform X3 has protein sequence MLEHVARTPYICRRYPLPRARKSIATEGVEERGDRGDGGFNELAVVRRKVRESSRTPKVQYLKEFRVDQCPLFIQRKCTQHRPFTCFNWHFMNQRRRRPVRKRDRTFNYSADNYCTKYDETTGICPDGDECPFLHRTAGDTERRYHLRYYKTCMCVHDTDTRGFCVKNGPHCAFAHGNHDLRPPVYDIKEIQALENPDSDPNSSSNGPNILDKERNLMNEDPKWQDTNYVLSNYKTEPCKRPPRLCRQGYACPQYHNSKDKRRSPRKYKYRSTPCPNVKHGEEWGEPGNCEQGDACTYCHTRTEQQFHPEIYKSTKCNDVQQAGYCPRGVFCAFAHVDRECTLINQMSLARDMAVPIDCGANLADILSNALPPDKRSHEKDKPLSDSSNGSGEVSESASTSSLGSNSSHSKAPGAQLHNSNNTNSGINAAAQQKLTSMLYNPSSLMQINEIRKQMVAIDSDPLLTKAEKAQQKQSLYIAYNLNGTLGSHSLATTVSPLANSFYSNDTVESVVGNALDEMHLDDLNLVDSIHRDTNSPISNSISAGLASSGLLGSSAPVNIPGMAERSVLTNFSPSTSSPLQLQTGFLTGSRFSHQDSIESTLPFINQISDSFSNHISQLSSSASKLSGFNSSLFDFASQGMSPSRTQTTLPASPLVNAFSISPSNTGSLSEIQRLRDELSSSRAQLATWDERINQARAACAAWQLESEEAKRKATIAEQQRDERMDFLQALKALRVENKASNSGPYLHTLRKISELRTLSIATLKSIQSQLRSDLEEVEKVLYRETATKCMVCEEQNRTVTLSCNHYVVCSTCAPNQRECPYCQTPVVSTS, from the exons ATGTTGGAGCATGTCGCGCGCACACCGTATATCTGTCGCCGATACCCATTACCCCGCGCGAGAAAAAGTATAGCGACCGAGGGGGTGGAAGAGCGGGGGGATAGGGGAGACGGGGGCTTCAACGAGTTGGCCGTTGTGCGCCGGAAAGTGCGCGAATCGTCACGTACTCCGAAAGTGCA ATACTTGAAGGAGTTTCGCGTCGACCAGTGTCCCCTCTTCATTCAGCGCAAATGCACGCAACACAGACCGTTCACGTGCTTCAACTGGCACTTTATGAACCAGCGAAGGCGCAGACCGGTGAGAAAGAGGGACCGCACCTTCAACTACAGCGCCGACAATTATTGCACCAAGTACGATGAGACGACTGGCATCTGCCCCGATGGAGACGA GTGTCCATTTCTACATCGTACCGCGGGCGACACGGAAAGGCGTTATCATTTACGCTACTATAAAACATGCATGTGCGTTCATGACACCGACACACGTGGATTTTGTGTGAAGAATGGCCCACATTGCGCCTTCGCGCACGGTAATCATGATCTGCGTCCGCCCGTGTACGACATCAAGGAGATCCAAGCGTTGGAAAATCCAGACTCGGATCCAAACTCCTCGTCGAACGGGCCTAACATCCTCGATAAGGAACGCAACCTGATGAACGAGGATCCAAAGTGGCAAGACACGAACTATGTGTTGAGCAACTACAAGACCGAGCCGTGTAAGAGACCGCCTCGGCTCTGTCGGCAGGGTTACGCTTGTCCACAGTATCACAACAGCAAGGACAAGCGACGTAGCCCCCGGAAATATAAATATCG TTCGACACCATGCCCGAACGTGAAACACGGCGAAGAATGGGGCGAGCCGGGCAACTGCGAGCAGGGAGACGCGTGCACGTACTGTCATACTCGCACGGAGCAGCAGTTCCATCCCGAGATCTACAAATCCACCAAATGCAACGATGTGCAGCAGGCTGGCTATTGTCCGCGCGGCGTCTTCTGCGCCTTCGCGCATGTTGACCGTGAGTGTACACTCATCAATC AAATGAGCCTGGCGAGGGATATGGCGGTACCTATAGATTGCGGAGCAAATTTGGCCGATATACTCAGCAACGCACTTCCTCCTGATAAGCGCTCACACGAAAAGGACAAGCCACTCAGTGATAGCAGT AATGGGAGCGGCGAGGTCTCGGAATCCGCCAGTACTAGCAGTTTGGGTAGCAACAGCTCGCACAGCAAGGCACCAGGCGCTCAACTGCATAATTCCAATAATACCAATTCCGGCATAAATGCAGCCGCGCAACAGAAACTTACGAGCATGCTTTACAACCCCAGTTCCCTTATGCAAATT AATGAAATTCGGAAGCAAATGGTCGCCATCGACAGCGATCCGTTATTAACTAAAGCTGAAAAGGCCCAACAAAAACAGAGCCTTTACATCGCGTACAATTTGAACGGAACATTAGGCAGTCACTCATTAGCAACTACTGTTTCACCACTTGCAAATTCATTTTACTCAAACGATACTGTGGAATCTGTAGTAG gAAATGCATTAGACGAGATGCACTTAGACGATTTAAATTTAGTCGATTCAATTCATAGGGATACAAATTCACCAATTAGCAATTCGATATCAGCAGGCCTAGCTAGCTCCGGTCTACTCGGTAGCTCGGCCCCGGTCAATATACCGGGCATGGCTGAACGTTCAGTTCTTACCAATTTCTCGCCATCGACGTCGAGCCCGCTTCAATTACAGACTGGTTTTCTCACTGGATCGAGATTCTCTCATCAAGATTCCATAGAATCC ACATTGCCATTTATAAATCAGATATCAGATTCATTTAGCAATCACATTTCGCAACTTAGCAGCTCGGCTTCTAAGCTTAGCGGATTCAATAGTAGTTTATTCGATTTTGCGAGCCAAGGAATGTCACCGTCGCGTACGCAAACCACTCTACCTGCATCTCCATTGGTCAATGCATTTTCCATTAGTCCAAGTAACACAGGATCGTTGTCCGAG ATACAAAGGCTCAGAGACGAATTGTCCTCGAGTCGCGCTCAATTGGCGACATGGGATGAGCGTATTAATCAAGCGCGCGCAGCTTGCGCGGCGTGGCAATTGGAAAGTGAGGAAGCGAAGAGAAAAGCGACTATCGCCGAACAGCAAAGAGATGAG AGAATGGATTTTTTGCAGGCTTTGAAAGCACTTAGAGTCGAGAACAAGGCGTCCAATAGCGGCCCATATCTTCATACATTGAGGAAAATAAGCGAGCTCAGAACACTATCAATAGCCACCTTGAAATCTATTCAGTCACAATTGCGCTCAGATCTTGAAGAGGTAGAAAAG GTGCTGTACAGAGAAACTGCAACAAAATGCATGGTTTGTGAAGAGCAGAATCGTACGGTTACTTTATCCTGCAATCATTACGTGGTCTGCTCGACATGCGCTCCGAATCAACGCGAGTGTCCTTACTGTCAAACTCCAGTTGTTTCAACAAGTTAG
- the LOC105194999 gene encoding RING finger protein unkempt homolog isoform X1 yields the protein MLEHVARTPYICRRYPLPRARKSIATEGVEERGDRGDGGFNELAVVRRKVRESSRTPKVQYLKEFRVDQCPLFIQRKCTQHRPFTCFNWHFMNQRRRRPVRKRDRTFNYSADNYCTKYDETTGICPDGDECPFLHRTAGDTERRYHLRYYKTCMCVHDTDTRGFCVKNGPHCAFAHGNHDLRPPVYDIKEIQALENPDSDPNSSSNGPNILDKERNLMNEDPKWQDTNYVLSNYKTEPCKRPPRLCRQGYACPQYHNSKDKRRSPRKYKYRSTPCPNVKHGEEWGEPGNCEQGDACTYCHTRTEQQFHPEIYKSTKCNDVQQAGYCPRGVFCAFAHVDRECTLINLLPTEEMSLARDMAVPIDCGANLADILSNALPPDKRSHEKDKPLSDSSNGSGEVSESASTSSLGSNSSHSKAPGAQLHNSNNTNSGINAAAQQKLTSMLYNPSSLMQINEIRKQMVAIDSDPLLTKAEKAQQKQSLYIAYNLNGTLGSHSLATTVSPLANSFYSNDTVESVVGNALDEMHLDDLNLVDSIHRDTNSPISNSISAGLASSGLLGSSAPVNIPGMAERSVLTNFSPSTSSPLQLQTGFLTGSRFSHQDSIESTLPFINQISDSFSNHISQLSSSASKLSGFNSSLFDFASQGMSPSRTQTTLPASPLVNAFSISPSNTGSLSEIQRLRDELSSSRAQLATWDERINQARAACAAWQLESEEAKRKATIAEQQRDERMDFLQALKALRVENKASNSGPYLHTLRKISELRTLSIATLKSIQSQLRSDLEEVEKVLYRETATKCMVCEEQNRTVTLSCNHYVVCSTCAPNQRECPYCQTPVVSTS from the exons ATGTTGGAGCATGTCGCGCGCACACCGTATATCTGTCGCCGATACCCATTACCCCGCGCGAGAAAAAGTATAGCGACCGAGGGGGTGGAAGAGCGGGGGGATAGGGGAGACGGGGGCTTCAACGAGTTGGCCGTTGTGCGCCGGAAAGTGCGCGAATCGTCACGTACTCCGAAAGTGCA ATACTTGAAGGAGTTTCGCGTCGACCAGTGTCCCCTCTTCATTCAGCGCAAATGCACGCAACACAGACCGTTCACGTGCTTCAACTGGCACTTTATGAACCAGCGAAGGCGCAGACCGGTGAGAAAGAGGGACCGCACCTTCAACTACAGCGCCGACAATTATTGCACCAAGTACGATGAGACGACTGGCATCTGCCCCGATGGAGACGA GTGTCCATTTCTACATCGTACCGCGGGCGACACGGAAAGGCGTTATCATTTACGCTACTATAAAACATGCATGTGCGTTCATGACACCGACACACGTGGATTTTGTGTGAAGAATGGCCCACATTGCGCCTTCGCGCACGGTAATCATGATCTGCGTCCGCCCGTGTACGACATCAAGGAGATCCAAGCGTTGGAAAATCCAGACTCGGATCCAAACTCCTCGTCGAACGGGCCTAACATCCTCGATAAGGAACGCAACCTGATGAACGAGGATCCAAAGTGGCAAGACACGAACTATGTGTTGAGCAACTACAAGACCGAGCCGTGTAAGAGACCGCCTCGGCTCTGTCGGCAGGGTTACGCTTGTCCACAGTATCACAACAGCAAGGACAAGCGACGTAGCCCCCGGAAATATAAATATCG TTCGACACCATGCCCGAACGTGAAACACGGCGAAGAATGGGGCGAGCCGGGCAACTGCGAGCAGGGAGACGCGTGCACGTACTGTCATACTCGCACGGAGCAGCAGTTCCATCCCGAGATCTACAAATCCACCAAATGCAACGATGTGCAGCAGGCTGGCTATTGTCCGCGCGGCGTCTTCTGCGCCTTCGCGCATGTTGACCGTGAGTGTACACTCATCAATC TGTTGCCAACAGAAGAAATGAGCCTGGCGAGGGATATGGCGGTACCTATAGATTGCGGAGCAAATTTGGCCGATATACTCAGCAACGCACTTCCTCCTGATAAGCGCTCACACGAAAAGGACAAGCCACTCAGTGATAGCAGT AATGGGAGCGGCGAGGTCTCGGAATCCGCCAGTACTAGCAGTTTGGGTAGCAACAGCTCGCACAGCAAGGCACCAGGCGCTCAACTGCATAATTCCAATAATACCAATTCCGGCATAAATGCAGCCGCGCAACAGAAACTTACGAGCATGCTTTACAACCCCAGTTCCCTTATGCAAATT AATGAAATTCGGAAGCAAATGGTCGCCATCGACAGCGATCCGTTATTAACTAAAGCTGAAAAGGCCCAACAAAAACAGAGCCTTTACATCGCGTACAATTTGAACGGAACATTAGGCAGTCACTCATTAGCAACTACTGTTTCACCACTTGCAAATTCATTTTACTCAAACGATACTGTGGAATCTGTAGTAG gAAATGCATTAGACGAGATGCACTTAGACGATTTAAATTTAGTCGATTCAATTCATAGGGATACAAATTCACCAATTAGCAATTCGATATCAGCAGGCCTAGCTAGCTCCGGTCTACTCGGTAGCTCGGCCCCGGTCAATATACCGGGCATGGCTGAACGTTCAGTTCTTACCAATTTCTCGCCATCGACGTCGAGCCCGCTTCAATTACAGACTGGTTTTCTCACTGGATCGAGATTCTCTCATCAAGATTCCATAGAATCC ACATTGCCATTTATAAATCAGATATCAGATTCATTTAGCAATCACATTTCGCAACTTAGCAGCTCGGCTTCTAAGCTTAGCGGATTCAATAGTAGTTTATTCGATTTTGCGAGCCAAGGAATGTCACCGTCGCGTACGCAAACCACTCTACCTGCATCTCCATTGGTCAATGCATTTTCCATTAGTCCAAGTAACACAGGATCGTTGTCCGAG ATACAAAGGCTCAGAGACGAATTGTCCTCGAGTCGCGCTCAATTGGCGACATGGGATGAGCGTATTAATCAAGCGCGCGCAGCTTGCGCGGCGTGGCAATTGGAAAGTGAGGAAGCGAAGAGAAAAGCGACTATCGCCGAACAGCAAAGAGATGAG AGAATGGATTTTTTGCAGGCTTTGAAAGCACTTAGAGTCGAGAACAAGGCGTCCAATAGCGGCCCATATCTTCATACATTGAGGAAAATAAGCGAGCTCAGAACACTATCAATAGCCACCTTGAAATCTATTCAGTCACAATTGCGCTCAGATCTTGAAGAGGTAGAAAAG GTGCTGTACAGAGAAACTGCAACAAAATGCATGGTTTGTGAAGAGCAGAATCGTACGGTTACTTTATCCTGCAATCATTACGTGGTCTGCTCGACATGCGCTCCGAATCAACGCGAGTGTCCTTACTGTCAAACTCCAGTTGTTTCAACAAGTTAG
- the LOC105194999 gene encoding RING finger protein unkempt homolog isoform X5 produces the protein MLEHVARTPYICRRYPLPRARKSIATEGVEERGDRGDGGFNELAVVRRKVRESSRTPKVQYLKEFRVDQCPLFIQRKCTQHRPFTCFNWHFMNQRRRRPVRKRDRTFNYSADNYCTKYDETTGICPDGDECPFLHRTAGDTERRYHLRYYKTCMCVHDTDTRGFCVKNGPHCAFAHGNHDLRPPVYDIKEIQALENPDSDPNSSSNGPNILDKERNLMNEDPKWQDTNYVLSNYKTEPCKRPPRLCRQGYACPQYHNSKDKRRSPRKYKYRSTPCPNVKHGEEWGEPGNCEQGDACTYCHTRTEQQFHPEIYKSTKCNDVQQAGYCPRGVFCAFAHVDLLPTEEMSLARDMAVPIDCGANLADILSNALPPDKRSHEKDKPLSDSSNGSGEVSESASTSSLGSNSSHSKAPGAQLHNSNNTNSGINAAAQQKLTSMLYNPSSLMQINEIRKQMVAIDSDPLLTKAEKAQQKQSLYIAYNLNGTLGSHSLATTVSPLANSFYSNDTVESVVGNALDEMHLDDLNLVDSIHRDTNSPISNSISAGLASSGLLGSSAPVNIPGMAERSVLTNFSPSTSSPLQLQTGFLTGSRFSHQDSIESTLPFINQISDSFSNHISQLSSSASKLSGFNSSLFDFASQGMSPSRTQTTLPASPLVNAFSISPSNTGSLSEIQRLRDELSSSRAQLATWDERINQARAACAAWQLESEEAKRKATIAEQQRDERMDFLQALKALRVENKASNSGPYLHTLRKISELRTLSIATLKSIQSQLRSDLEEVEKVLYRETATKCMVCEEQNRTVTLSCNHYVVCSTCAPNQRECPYCQTPVVSTS, from the exons ATGTTGGAGCATGTCGCGCGCACACCGTATATCTGTCGCCGATACCCATTACCCCGCGCGAGAAAAAGTATAGCGACCGAGGGGGTGGAAGAGCGGGGGGATAGGGGAGACGGGGGCTTCAACGAGTTGGCCGTTGTGCGCCGGAAAGTGCGCGAATCGTCACGTACTCCGAAAGTGCA ATACTTGAAGGAGTTTCGCGTCGACCAGTGTCCCCTCTTCATTCAGCGCAAATGCACGCAACACAGACCGTTCACGTGCTTCAACTGGCACTTTATGAACCAGCGAAGGCGCAGACCGGTGAGAAAGAGGGACCGCACCTTCAACTACAGCGCCGACAATTATTGCACCAAGTACGATGAGACGACTGGCATCTGCCCCGATGGAGACGA GTGTCCATTTCTACATCGTACCGCGGGCGACACGGAAAGGCGTTATCATTTACGCTACTATAAAACATGCATGTGCGTTCATGACACCGACACACGTGGATTTTGTGTGAAGAATGGCCCACATTGCGCCTTCGCGCACGGTAATCATGATCTGCGTCCGCCCGTGTACGACATCAAGGAGATCCAAGCGTTGGAAAATCCAGACTCGGATCCAAACTCCTCGTCGAACGGGCCTAACATCCTCGATAAGGAACGCAACCTGATGAACGAGGATCCAAAGTGGCAAGACACGAACTATGTGTTGAGCAACTACAAGACCGAGCCGTGTAAGAGACCGCCTCGGCTCTGTCGGCAGGGTTACGCTTGTCCACAGTATCACAACAGCAAGGACAAGCGACGTAGCCCCCGGAAATATAAATATCG TTCGACACCATGCCCGAACGTGAAACACGGCGAAGAATGGGGCGAGCCGGGCAACTGCGAGCAGGGAGACGCGTGCACGTACTGTCATACTCGCACGGAGCAGCAGTTCCATCCCGAGATCTACAAATCCACCAAATGCAACGATGTGCAGCAGGCTGGCTATTGTCCGCGCGGCGTCTTCTGCGCCTTCGCGCATGTTGACC TGTTGCCAACAGAAGAAATGAGCCTGGCGAGGGATATGGCGGTACCTATAGATTGCGGAGCAAATTTGGCCGATATACTCAGCAACGCACTTCCTCCTGATAAGCGCTCACACGAAAAGGACAAGCCACTCAGTGATAGCAGT AATGGGAGCGGCGAGGTCTCGGAATCCGCCAGTACTAGCAGTTTGGGTAGCAACAGCTCGCACAGCAAGGCACCAGGCGCTCAACTGCATAATTCCAATAATACCAATTCCGGCATAAATGCAGCCGCGCAACAGAAACTTACGAGCATGCTTTACAACCCCAGTTCCCTTATGCAAATT AATGAAATTCGGAAGCAAATGGTCGCCATCGACAGCGATCCGTTATTAACTAAAGCTGAAAAGGCCCAACAAAAACAGAGCCTTTACATCGCGTACAATTTGAACGGAACATTAGGCAGTCACTCATTAGCAACTACTGTTTCACCACTTGCAAATTCATTTTACTCAAACGATACTGTGGAATCTGTAGTAG gAAATGCATTAGACGAGATGCACTTAGACGATTTAAATTTAGTCGATTCAATTCATAGGGATACAAATTCACCAATTAGCAATTCGATATCAGCAGGCCTAGCTAGCTCCGGTCTACTCGGTAGCTCGGCCCCGGTCAATATACCGGGCATGGCTGAACGTTCAGTTCTTACCAATTTCTCGCCATCGACGTCGAGCCCGCTTCAATTACAGACTGGTTTTCTCACTGGATCGAGATTCTCTCATCAAGATTCCATAGAATCC ACATTGCCATTTATAAATCAGATATCAGATTCATTTAGCAATCACATTTCGCAACTTAGCAGCTCGGCTTCTAAGCTTAGCGGATTCAATAGTAGTTTATTCGATTTTGCGAGCCAAGGAATGTCACCGTCGCGTACGCAAACCACTCTACCTGCATCTCCATTGGTCAATGCATTTTCCATTAGTCCAAGTAACACAGGATCGTTGTCCGAG ATACAAAGGCTCAGAGACGAATTGTCCTCGAGTCGCGCTCAATTGGCGACATGGGATGAGCGTATTAATCAAGCGCGCGCAGCTTGCGCGGCGTGGCAATTGGAAAGTGAGGAAGCGAAGAGAAAAGCGACTATCGCCGAACAGCAAAGAGATGAG AGAATGGATTTTTTGCAGGCTTTGAAAGCACTTAGAGTCGAGAACAAGGCGTCCAATAGCGGCCCATATCTTCATACATTGAGGAAAATAAGCGAGCTCAGAACACTATCAATAGCCACCTTGAAATCTATTCAGTCACAATTGCGCTCAGATCTTGAAGAGGTAGAAAAG GTGCTGTACAGAGAAACTGCAACAAAATGCATGGTTTGTGAAGAGCAGAATCGTACGGTTACTTTATCCTGCAATCATTACGTGGTCTGCTCGACATGCGCTCCGAATCAACGCGAGTGTCCTTACTGTCAAACTCCAGTTGTTTCAACAAGTTAG